In Planococcus citri chromosome 4, ihPlaCitr1.1, whole genome shotgun sequence, the genomic window ACCGTTGATGAATTCGAGTAAATCGTGCACGACACCGCCTTTGCCTTTTTTCTGTTGCTTGCCGCTGTCGCCTTCATCGTCGGTAAGGATTTTGCGCGAATTGGTTTGCCTAAGCTGCTGCACTCGGTCCGGAGACATGAACAACGCGTTCAGAGCCACCACATCCGGATCTTTGAGCATTTCTTCGCCGATTTTCGACTCTTCGTTCCACACGATTTGCTGTACGTTGTGCAAAAGGAACAAGTCGATGGCCAGCAGGCCGAAAGATACCAGGCTTGTGCTGTTGTTCAACAGCGAAGGACTAGTCGGATACAACAAATTGGCCACGGGCATGTTTTGTACATCGCTCGTGTTCAAACCGACGTACAGGtctttgaatttggaaaaaatggcgcCCACGTTTTTCGTTTGCAGCGAATTATTCACCATTTTCACGATCTCCATGACGTCGACAGAACGGTTTCGCTTGCTGCCGTACAGAAGCCAATCGTGCATGCTTTGCAGtcttttttgaaggaagttcaTCAGCGAGTTGTCATCTTTGGCGGCACCGGTTGTCGCTGAACCACTTACAATGTTTTCGTTCACGTCTGCACCCAGTGCGGAATTTGACGACGATGGGGAGGATTGTTGATGGCGATTTGGCTGaccatgatgatgatgatgatgaggaggATGGTGATGATGGTGGTCGCGGTCGTGATCGTGGTAGTACAACGAATCGTCAACGTTGCCCATGTCCGAGCTGGTTGCGGGGACATTTTCGAACTGAGGCAACGGCTCTTTCAGATACGTAAAAGCTGGAATGGTTTTCGTGTTGAATGCGCTCAAGTCTGGTTTAATAACAGAGAAATCGGGCAAATCGTACACCGTATCGGCTTGCTTGAGATCGTTCAAAGGTTCCATCTTAGACGACGAAGACGAGGACAAGGAGGAGGAATCGACGACGTGTAAATTCGGATCGTACCAACTGGGCAATACGGCTTCGCTTTTTTTCTTCACCGAATTACTATGATGGTCGCTGGAAACCGCGGCGCCGGTATTCATCGGTGGAATTTCTTCGAGCGGGCTGATTCCACCCTTGAGGCGGATTTCATGGTCGCTTTCACCATCCCCATCACCGTCCTCGTATTCTTGTATCGACGATAACTTGGCGATTTTCGAACGAAGTTGCGCATCCGGGGAATCGTTTTCCGCATACTCGTCCGTGTCTCGGCTCGAATTGCTCTTGGCATTTGCAGAAGACGCTCCGTTGTCCACCATTTCGATGCGTCCCTTTTTATGTTTAATGGTTGTTTTTAAAATCTCGGCGGTCGGGTACTCGATTTGAGGCTGGTACGGAGGTGGCGTCGCCGGAGCCTGAGTCGGTGCCggaggttttgaaattttaccacgCTGCTGATATTCGCGCAACGACGACGGTCGTCGTTCGTAATTCGGAGGATCAGGTTGTCGCACTGAAATTCCTAGCCAAAAAATGATACCGATAAAACCAGCGGTGATGACGACCCCGCAGAAAGCCGCTGTTAGCCACCATCTAGTCTGTGTGCCGCTTTCGACGCGTTTGTCTTTTATTTCGTAGAACATATGGCGGCCGGATGATTACCCGACAATATAGCTAAGTACCCAAAAGCAAGTACCGCCGTGCACACGCGACACTCGCGCACCAACTCCTCGTAGTATCGCGTCTACCTACACCTACAAGTACAAGTAAaagtttaagaaaaaaaaattctaattcaaattttagtcagCGAGATGCGATCAAAATCGAAGCGAACTGCGAAAACCGAAGCAGAAAGCAAACGCGCCAGCAGCACGAAAACCAGTAACCACCGAAACCAAagcgaagacgacgacgaagacgcgATCGCGCTCACGCATATTCCAACCGAACAGTATCGCGTACTCGGCCACAATCAACTTGCCATCTTTTCGCTTTGCTCCATCTTCTTACAATCGCGATTGTGATCGTGATCGTGGTCGCGGTCGTGGTCGTAATCGCTGCACCGACACCGCTCCACGTCGCGTCGCCGTACCTTTCTTTCCAGTTTCCGTCCTTTCTTCCTTTTCTCCTCTCTTCGTTACTTTTCTTTGCTTCGCTGTGATTGTTTGTGTTCGAGCTGACTGACAGCTGACATAACACGCCGCTACTCTTGACTATAAATCGCTCTCTCGCCACTTCTAACTATACCTACTAAAATACAGAtccactagaaaaaaaattactccccCGCCTCCTCAAGGTTTTTAAGGAAACCATTTTTGAGTGAAAGTAAATCTAGCGATGCAAATCCGAGCCAATATGTCATTTTGTAATAATGTACTgatatcgaaaattgaaaatcgtctCTCATCATTACAAACCCATGTTCACAGGACAATTTGGATGGAATTTATAAAGGGCTATtcccgggtaaaataggtgagATGCTCCTAtcttcggatttttgaaattttgattgaacatCGTTGtgtacctgtaaaaaaaaaagttggatccAAAGAATTTTCCCTCGCCTCAGCCCCCCCCCAAGCCCACAATGacgaaaaaacgaatttttcagtgaaaaaaatcataagtacatatatagatacttcaacgaattttgaatgaaaaattttcgtcacgtgaattttttcaatgcatcCAACTAcgttacacaaaatttttttcttctaagaATACGGTTAGATGAATAGGTACTACatattattggaaattttttcaaattttcccttcAGGTGggtgatgtttgaaaattcgaaaaactctgaaaaatgtgtttttttgggtTATTACAACTGTATTTTCATGATCCTGAATCATTGTAACTTtctcagggtgtctaccaggtcgcaaaggtcgcgatttttaccaaaagtcatcaaaatgTTGCGAAAAATCGTCCAgactttaaatttgaaaaacttctcGTATTATTCTGTCAAATGCCcaattagcattttaaataaccatataaattcaaaatgtcGAAAGCTTTCGCTCgggcatatttttttcttttttttgcccaaaGGTTGAGTCTTgaaggtagaaaaattgacttctcacatcacaaatgatgttttttc contains:
- the LOC135844117 gene encoding uncharacterized protein LOC135844117, which codes for MFYEIKDKRVESGTQTRWWLTAAFCGVVITAGFIGIIFWLGISVRQPDPPNYERRPSSLREYQQRGKISKPPAPTQAPATPPPYQPQIEYPTAEILKTTIKHKKGRIEMVDNGASSANAKSNSSRDTDEYAENDSPDAQLRSKIAKLSSIQEYEDGDGDGESDHEIRLKGGISPLEEIPPMNTGAAVSSDHHSNSVKKKSEAVLPSWYDPNLHVVDSSSLSSSSSSKMEPLNDLKQADTVYDLPDFSVIKPDLSAFNTKTIPAFTYLKEPLPQFENVPATSSDMGNVDDSLYYHDHDRDHHHHHPPHHHHHHGQPNRHQQSSPSSSNSALGADVNENIVSGSATTGAAKDDNSLMNFLQKRLQSMHDWLLYGSKRNRSVDVMEIVKMVNNSLQTKNVGAIFSKFKDLYVGLNTSDVQNMPVANLLYPTSPSLLNNSTSLVSFGLLAIDLFLLHNVQQIVWNEESKIGEEMLKDPDVVALNALFMSPDRVQQLRQTNSRKILTDDEGDSGKQQKKGKGGVVHDLLEFINGGLRAVLNLSRAYKSSVGGGSGKSNNARSTSNGSTLDCIWTLYCRNLDKTAKLQGPYGFLAKMNSLGLRLMMGEFPAEKALDRLMKEYNSGWGPLDCDKLFPRCNAEEAKEIVIQTALGRSTI